A region of the Syntrophorhabdales bacterium genome:
CCCTCAGATATGGCAAGGCTCAGTCTCGCGAGAGTACTACTCATTGCCGCAACGAGCGCATCGTAACTGCTGCCGCTCATCTGTTCTGTGAATGCTGCTTCCCTGCTCAGCAATAGATTTCCGTCATTGGCAAGTATCCTCCATTGAGCCTTGAGCAGCACCGAATGGCCGAGCGTTCCTTCGAAGCGGTCAACAAGTACTTCGACGCGCAACGAAGCAGGCACGCGACTCGCCGGGAATGATATCCAGCGTTCGACCGAAATACTACCGGCAGGGAACAAACTGGAAACGTTCTCGAGGAGCACGCGGCTTGTATCAGCCTCCAAAGACCCGGCCCATCGGTGAAATTCCGAGAGCTTGAGCTCATTCTTGCCGGAGCGGGTCACGATCTGGGGTCGGTCAAGATAGTCCGGTATGCGTACGGGACCTATAGCAATGACCACGTTGCGCGAGAAAGAAACTCCAGCAATAGGGGCTTGCTTGTTCGGGACCGTATTCAACTGGTAAAACTTCGACGGCTGTGAACTGGCGCATCCCGTCAGCATCACCAGCACTAAAAAGAGGCTGAAGCGCCAAGGTCGATTGTAGTGCACACGTCGCATGTCACTCTCCTTCAGCGGAGCGCTTGCCTCTGAGCAAGGCTTCAGGATGGCGTTCAAGGTAATCCGCCAGCACACGAACTGAACGCGTGAGGTCGGCGATCTGCTCAAGTGTTCTGCTTATTTCATAGCCGAGATTCACATTCTGTGCGACGATTCCGTTAATGGTTTCCACAGCCCTATTTGTTTCTCTCAGTGTCTTCTGGGCTGCAAACAAGGTCTCTTTGATGCCGGATGCGATCTCCCCGGGTTCCCCCTGATCAAACCTCAATGTTTTTTCAGCTTGCATAAAGGCTGCCCGAGCGGCAATCGTTGTCTCTTTCATCTCTGTCGCCAGAGGACCAATTTGGGTTCTAAAATTTTGCACCAGCACATCGGTGTCATTGAGCAGGTGATTGAGTGTGCCGATGCTTGCCTGGAGCTCCGGGGATGCGACGAGTCTGTTAATTCCTGCAAGAGTCTGATTTAATTTATCAGCAATTTCCTTGAGCGGTATT
Encoded here:
- a CDS encoding PqiC family protein — its product is MRRVHYNRPWRFSLFLVLVMLTGCASSQPSKFYQLNTVPNKQAPIAGVSFSRNVVIAIGPVRIPDYLDRPQIVTRSGKNELKLSEFHRWAGSLEADTSRVLLENVSSLFPAGSISVERWISFPASRVPASLRVEVLVDRFEGTLGHSVLLKAQWRILANDGNLLLSREAAFTEQMSGSSYDALVAAMSSTLARLSLAISEGIASVLRQSPTK